A single window of Candidatus Omnitrophota bacterium DNA harbors:
- a CDS encoding fused MFS/spermidine synthase, which produces MKWRNQALLISLALAGGAALAAQILWQRLVLPLVGSEFHATLLVILAFFGGISAGSYLSGRTADAWDRRRALWKYAVFQLAAGAYILLLPVLIQILAQGAPRGFLLLSLVLALGVPAGFIGAGVPVLARYWMQLPQRRGDEVAQLYGFGMLGAVVGCLACVFFSLALLGVTGAVFLTALGHVIAAALGWGSLPESQRSVPPPSPGVRRRRRVAHVMRTSARLAPLAQQRRTLGLAVLALIGGTALVYQVSWVRFLSFYAGGSIYTLSFGLSAFLLGIGLGILAVLRFPGVSRGDRLRLLAVSQLSVGAVACTTLYLCGLLPVFDYLFGRVIGGEFYPTVGWMLVVTTVILLPTAFFMGAGIPLALDAATTGRRHMGRDAAAFTVMGALGAVGGALVLGVAIVPAVGGRLGVILAIAVNLSVGVVLWNWRSARRHSFGMRAAAVTALPCLTLIVAYLAPWDPLLFTRDLHQSSFQTANPSWASFRQDLHSRYDVRYYREGSAQTVSVIDERDGSDRYLVRNGRIIGAAKSRLESEVLAGQLPFMLHTEAREVLVVGLGTGILSSSVATHAVQGIDILEPEQAAVEASQFFTLHNRNVLADHRVHLVREDLRGYLRAQADVYDVIISGPQDLWSYPSGALLTYESLAAGRAALKSGGVFCQWIPLDGLDPADLKLLTRTFGEVFPHTQVWELAHGVDVLLLGSDVPVEFDVEKVRGQFKRTQLRQDLARIGVDSLYDLLSCFVLGEEGLRQYAGAGDFHTDDDLILEFRSPDATHQPTARLNASLLSSLPSDPYKVVKESTSDLRHRLAGRLRLFDAYKRRELIQKARDLVAPLSREEIIQFCLKDPDLADTTALWGRLYDASRWCLQGYMDDTGWMAAAYDAPRDLYLSTGTLADQLEGSLRMGLLAAFTSNYDLEKLFQYKLGLHLRQAYHDYTLEGADFDGNLQLGYLGGPDQGGQLGPTALGVLGIIQLREPRLYQGQLEKLVGFMGLLQEEDGRWGSGVFKSDPEEASLLQVGYALSAFMELYYFTGHDIFLKRVETSFPFLAEYAGQIEDLETAYWLIQSLHQAYRATGEEAYADWVVRSADRLVPLQSASLGEGWEIFGGVGPHGSTADTGIFSLSMGEASALAEEAGFPDRAQLYRQVMELGVRYLLQQQVVEEEALEWPNPVRSMGGVREFAGDGRMSFLGTVRASHSLVVQLLFLNEGGVRSTTPSAFFKLSQKN; this is translated from the coding sequence ATGAAGTGGAGAAATCAGGCGCTCCTGATTTCACTTGCCTTGGCGGGGGGCGCCGCCTTGGCAGCCCAAATCCTTTGGCAGCGTTTGGTATTGCCCTTGGTGGGTTCAGAATTCCACGCCACCCTTCTTGTTATCCTCGCTTTTTTCGGCGGTATTAGCGCGGGCTCTTATTTAAGCGGCCGCACTGCCGATGCGTGGGATCGACGCCGCGCGCTATGGAAATACGCGGTCTTTCAGTTGGCCGCAGGCGCTTACATTCTTCTCCTTCCGGTTCTCATTCAAATTTTGGCTCAAGGCGCTCCGCGGGGTTTTCTTCTCTTGTCGCTGGTCCTTGCCTTGGGTGTGCCTGCAGGTTTTATCGGCGCAGGTGTGCCGGTTTTGGCGCGTTATTGGATGCAGTTGCCGCAGCGGCGCGGGGATGAGGTGGCCCAGCTTTACGGCTTTGGCATGCTGGGCGCGGTGGTGGGCTGCCTGGCCTGTGTGTTTTTCTCCCTTGCGCTCTTGGGTGTGACCGGGGCTGTCTTCCTGACAGCCCTGGGCCATGTGATTGCCGCGGCTTTGGGTTGGGGGAGTCTGCCGGAATCCCAGCGCAGTGTGCCTCCGCCGTCTCCGGGGGTCCGGCGCCGCAGGCGCGTCGCGCATGTGATGCGCACGTCAGCGCGGCTGGCGCCTTTGGCGCAGCAAAGGCGCACGCTGGGTTTGGCGGTTCTGGCCCTGATCGGCGGCACGGCCTTGGTGTATCAGGTCAGTTGGGTGCGCTTCCTCAGTTTCTATGCGGGCGGGTCGATTTATACGCTCTCCTTCGGGCTTTCCGCCTTTCTTCTCGGGATTGGGTTGGGGATTTTGGCGGTTCTGCGTTTTCCCGGTGTGTCGCGCGGGGACCGCTTGCGGCTTCTGGCCGTGTCCCAGCTTTCGGTGGGAGCTGTGGCCTGCACCACTCTTTATCTTTGCGGGCTTTTGCCGGTTTTTGACTATTTGTTCGGCCGGGTCATTGGCGGGGAATTCTACCCCACGGTGGGATGGATGCTTGTGGTAACCACCGTTATCCTTTTGCCCACAGCCTTTTTTATGGGCGCGGGGATTCCCTTGGCTTTGGATGCAGCCACAACCGGGCGCCGGCATATGGGCCGGGATGCGGCGGCTTTCACCGTTATGGGAGCTTTGGGTGCTGTGGGCGGGGCCTTGGTCTTGGGCGTGGCTATTGTGCCTGCCGTGGGCGGGCGTTTGGGAGTGATCCTGGCCATTGCCGTGAATCTTTCGGTGGGTGTTGTGTTGTGGAATTGGCGTTCTGCGCGGCGTCACTCTTTTGGAATGCGCGCTGCAGCCGTGACCGCGCTTCCTTGTTTGACCTTGATTGTGGCCTATCTGGCCCCCTGGGATCCTCTCCTTTTTACCCGCGACTTGCATCAAAGTTCTTTCCAGACCGCGAATCCGAGCTGGGCTTCTTTCCGCCAGGACTTGCACTCGCGTTATGATGTGCGGTATTACCGGGAGGGCTCGGCGCAAACCGTGAGTGTGATTGACGAGCGGGATGGGTCCGACCGTTACTTGGTCCGGAACGGCCGGATTATCGGGGCGGCCAAGAGCCGGCTTGAGAGCGAAGTGCTTGCCGGCCAGTTGCCGTTCATGTTGCATACTGAGGCCCGGGAGGTTCTGGTGGTGGGTTTGGGAACCGGGATCCTGAGCAGTTCGGTGGCCACGCATGCGGTGCAAGGGATTGATATTCTGGAGCCGGAGCAGGCTGCAGTGGAGGCCTCGCAGTTCTTTACTCTCCACAACCGTAATGTGCTGGCCGATCACCGGGTGCATTTAGTGCGCGAAGACTTGCGCGGGTACTTGCGCGCGCAGGCTGATGTTTACGATGTCATTATCTCCGGGCCGCAGGACTTGTGGAGCTATCCTTCGGGGGCGTTGCTCACCTATGAAAGTCTGGCTGCCGGGCGCGCGGCATTGAAAAGCGGCGGAGTTTTTTGTCAGTGGATTCCTCTGGACGGCCTCGATCCCGCGGACCTTAAGTTGCTCACGCGCACTTTTGGGGAAGTCTTCCCGCACACGCAGGTCTGGGAGCTGGCGCACGGAGTGGATGTGCTCCTGCTGGGTTCGGATGTTCCTGTGGAGTTTGATGTGGAGAAGGTCCGGGGGCAATTCAAACGCACGCAGTTGCGTCAGGACCTTGCGCGCATTGGGGTGGACTCCCTCTATGATCTGCTCAGTTGTTTTGTATTGGGCGAGGAAGGTTTGCGCCAGTACGCGGGAGCAGGAGACTTTCACACCGATGATGACCTCATTCTGGAATTCCGCTCTCCGGATGCCACGCACCAGCCCACGGCGCGTTTGAACGCATCGCTCTTGTCTTCATTGCCTTCGGATCCCTACAAAGTGGTCAAGGAAAGCACCTCGGATCTGCGCCACCGTTTGGCCGGACGCTTGAGGCTTTTTGATGCGTATAAGCGCCGGGAGCTTATCCAAAAGGCCAGGGACTTGGTCGCGCCCCTGAGCCGGGAAGAAATTATCCAGTTCTGTCTCAAGGATCCCGACTTGGCCGATACCACGGCCCTGTGGGGCCGGCTCTATGATGCCTCGCGCTGGTGTTTGCAGGGATATATGGATGACACGGGCTGGATGGCTGCCGCCTATGATGCGCCCCGGGATCTTTACCTTTCCACCGGGACTCTGGCGGATCAGCTCGAGGGCTCCTTGCGCATGGGTCTCCTGGCGGCCTTTACCTCCAACTATGACTTGGAGAAACTCTTCCAATACAAACTGGGTTTGCATTTGAGGCAGGCCTATCACGACTACACCCTGGAAGGCGCGGATTTTGACGGGAACTTGCAGCTCGGGTATTTGGGCGGGCCGGATCAGGGCGGCCAACTGGGGCCCACGGCTCTGGGTGTTTTGGGGATCATTCAGTTGAGGGAGCCGCGTCTGTATCAGGGGCAACTCGAGAAGCTGGTGGGCTTCATGGGTCTGTTGCAGGAGGAGGACGGGCGCTGGGGCAGCGGAGTGTTCAAGTCCGATCCGGAGGAGGCCTCTCTCTTGCAGGTGGGCTATGCGCTATCGGCCTTTATGGAACTCTATTATTTTACCGGGCACGACATCTTCCTGAAACGGGTCGAGACCAGCTTCCCTTTTCTGGCGGAGTATGCGGGACAGATCGAGGATCTGGAAACCGCCTATTGGCTGATTCAGTCCCTGCACCAAGCCTACCGGGCCACGGGGGAGGAGGCTTATGCGGATTGGGTGGTGCGCAGCGCAGACCGGTTGGTGCCTTTGCAAAGTGCTTCGCTCGGAGAGGGTTGGGAGATCTTCGGCGGGGTCGGGCCTCACGGTTCCACGGCAGATACCGGAATTTTCTCGTTATCTATGGGAGAGGCCTCGGCTTTGGCCGAGGAGGCCGGGTTCCCGGACCGGGCCCAGCTCTATCGCCAGGTTATGGAGTTGGGTGTGCGCTATTTGTTGCAGCAGCAAGTCGTTGAGGAAGAGGCCTTGGAGTGGCCCAATCCCGTGCGCAGTATGGGCGGGGTGCGGGAATTTGCAGGGGATGGGAGGATGAGTTTTTTGGGCACGGTGCGGGCTTCCCATTCGCTTGTGGTGCAACTGCTGTTCTTGAATGAAGGAGGGGTGCGCAGCACCACTCCGAGCGCGTTCTTTAAATTGAGTCAGAAGAATTAG